From the Deinococcus gobiensis I-0 genome, the window AAGAAGGCCGGGATGAGCAGCGCGATGACGGCCAGGAACAGCATGGAGTTGAGCTGCCCGGCGTTCGCCCCGCTAAATTTCTGGCGACTGCGACCGAAGCTGCCGATGAGGATGGCCAGCCCCAGCCCCAGCAGCGCATTGCCGATGATGCTGCCGGTAATCTGCGCCTTGACGACCGCCACGTTGCCCGACAGCAGCACGAAGATGGCGATGATGAGTTCGGCGAGGTTGCCGAAGGTGACGTTCAGCAGCCCGCCGACCGTCTGCCCGGCGCGCTCGGCGACCTGCTCGGTGGCGCGGCGCAGCCAGTCGGCCAGCGGGATGATGGCGACCGTCGCCGTGAAGAAGACCCACAGGGGCGGGGCCTTGACCGCGTATTCCAGCAGCAGACTGACTGGAATGAACAGCAGGAGGAGGTTCATCCACATGCCGGCAAGTGTAAGCCTCATCACAAGGGCGGGCCGGCGACACCCGCCGGCCCGCCCTTGGTCAATCCTTAGTCCTGCGTTTCGGGGGCCGCCTCGCCGCCCACAGCCTCGGGGCGCAGCAGCGGGAACAGCAGCACGTCGCGGATCGAGTCGCGGTCGGTGAGCAGCATGGCGAGGCGGTCCATGCCCATGCCCATGCCGGCGGTCGGGGGCATGCCGTACTCCAGGGCCAGCAGGAAGTCCTCGTCCTGCTGGTGCGCCTCGTCGTCGCCGGCGTCGCGGCGCGAGGTCTGGGCCTCGAAGCGGGCGCGCTGGTCCAGGGCGTCGTTCAGCTCGGAGTAGATGGGGGCCAGCTCGAAACCCGCCACGTACAGGTCGGCGCGCTCGGCCAGCCCCTCGCGGCTGCGGTGCGCCTTGACGAGCGGGCTGATGACCAGCGGCATGTCGGTCAGGAAGGTGGGGTTCTGGAGCAGCGGCTCGACGTACTCGCCGCCCAGCTTGTCGAGCAGCTTGTAGTCGGGCGTCTTGCGGTGCTCGGGGTGGCGCTCGTCGCTCCAGGCGCGCAGCCTGGGCAGGTCGAGCGGGTCGAAGTCCATGCCCGCCTGTTCTTTGAGCGCCGTCACGAAATCCAGCCGCCTGAAGGGCAGTTCGAAACTGATCTCCTTGCCCTGGTAGGTGAGTTTGGGCTCACCCTTGAGCTCGACCACGAGGTCGTGCAGCAGCTGTTCGACCAGCCGCATCATGTCCTCGTAGTCGCCGTAGGCGAAATACGCCTCCAGCATGGTGAACTCGGGGTTGTGGGTGCGGTCGATGCCCTCGTTGCGGTAGTTGCGGCCGATCTCGTAGACCTTCTCGAAACCGCCGACCAGCAGCCGCTTGAGGTACAGCTCCAGGCTGATGCGCAGCGAGAACTCGTGCGAGAGCGCGTTGTGGAAGGTCTGGAAGGGCTTGGCCTCGGTGCCGCCGGGCACGGTCTGGAGGGTCGGCCCCTCGACCTCCATGAAGTCCTGCCGGTCGAGGAAATTGCGGATGAAGCGGATCATGCGCGAGCGCGTGCGGTACACCTCGCGGCTCTCGGGGTTGATCATCAGGTCGAGGTAGCGGCGGCGGGCACGCAGCTCCTCGTCCTGGAGGCCGTGGAACTTGCTGGGCAGGGGGTGCAGGCTCTTGACGAGCGGCTGCCACGAGGTCACGCGCAGGGTGAGCTGGCCGGTGCGCGTCACGAAGGGAAAGCCGCGCACGCCCACGATGTCCCCGAGGTCGATCTTCTTGGTCGCGTCGAAGTTCTCGGTGTCCTGTTTGGAAAAGTGCAGCTGGAGGTGCCCGAACTCGTCGCTCAGGTCCGCGAAGGCGGCCTTGCCCATGTGGCGCATCAGGGTGACGCGACCCGCCAGAACGTAGACCTCTTCGGGCCACTCCTGCCCCGCCTCCAGCTTGCCCGGCTCGCCGTCTTCTCCGGCTGCGGGTGCCGGGTGGGCCGCCAGCACGTCGCGGGCGTGGTGGGTGCGGGGGTAGCTGTAGGGGTGGGCCTCGAACCCGGCGGCGACCTGCGCGTCCAAGTTGTTCAGGCGGCTGACGGTCTGCTCGTGCAGGCCCTCGCGGCGCGGGGTGGGGGGAGCATCGGACATAAAGGCCAGTATAAGGGCGCTGGGAAGAAGGCGCGTGGCCTGTGGCCTGTGGCATGCAGAGAGAAGAGGAAACGAAGGCCTGATCTCCCTCAGATACTCAGGATCCGGAGCAAATCCACTTCAGGGACAGACCACTTCCCACTGCCTACTTCCCGCCTTCCTCTCCTGGCCTCGGCCCGAAGGTCAGCGGCGC encodes:
- the lysS gene encoding lysine--tRNA ligase, with protein sequence MSDAPPTPRREGLHEQTVSRLNNLDAQVAAGFEAHPYSYPRTHHARDVLAAHPAPAAGEDGEPGKLEAGQEWPEEVYVLAGRVTLMRHMGKAAFADLSDEFGHLQLHFSKQDTENFDATKKIDLGDIVGVRGFPFVTRTGQLTLRVTSWQPLVKSLHPLPSKFHGLQDEELRARRRYLDLMINPESREVYRTRSRMIRFIRNFLDRQDFMEVEGPTLQTVPGGTEAKPFQTFHNALSHEFSLRISLELYLKRLLVGGFEKVYEIGRNYRNEGIDRTHNPEFTMLEAYFAYGDYEDMMRLVEQLLHDLVVELKGEPKLTYQGKEISFELPFRRLDFVTALKEQAGMDFDPLDLPRLRAWSDERHPEHRKTPDYKLLDKLGGEYVEPLLQNPTFLTDMPLVISPLVKAHRSREGLAERADLYVAGFELAPIYSELNDALDQRARFEAQTSRRDAGDDEAHQQDEDFLLALEYGMPPTAGMGMGMDRLAMLLTDRDSIRDVLLFPLLRPEAVGGEAAPETQD